TTGTCGAAGTCTAGAATGTCGTTCACTTCAATTTTACCAGCTTTAACACACGCTGTTAAGTGGCTGTATATCGTAGCTTGCTTAATTTTTCGTTTTTCTGCGACTTTGCTAATATTCTGTAGGTCTTCGAATAACTCGAGCGTCTCAAGAGCTGACGGAGGCACTGTTGGCTTACTTGCGCTTAGTTCTTTTGGTGGTGTTCTGGTTTTACCTTCAGGAAGAGGTGCAAGGTCTTTCGGACGCCCATGCTCATCTTGATGCATTAGCAGAGTTTCAATAATTGGACTTCCGTATCGAAATACTTTTTGATCTCCAAATCCACTTATAGCGTATAATTGATCGACTGATTCCGGGCGGTAGCAGGCGAGTTCAAGTAACGTCTTATCTGGAAAAATTATGAAAGCTGGAACTTGTTGCTCTTTAGCTAGATCATTACGTACGGATCTGAGTGCATCCAGTAGTTTTTTAGCTTCTGATGTTGTCATTGAAGGGCAGTCTTGTCCTCCGATTACTAATTTTTTCTTTCTTGGACTGCTTACGCTTTTCTTAGCGATGATAGGATCTTTGCGTAGATCAACCTTTCGCTCTTTTCTTAAAACTTCCCAACTCAGCTTATTCAGCTTTAAAGCGCCATATCCTTCGATATCAACATCAAGAAGCCCCTGAGATACCATCTGGCGATGAATAGAAGTCCATTCCTCTGGTGTATGTTCTGTACCTATTTTGAAGGTGCTTAAAGTTTCATGCCCATTACTTTTCACTTTAGGAGTCTCTTTGCCCAGCAATACATCTATGAGATGATTTACTCCGAATATTTGTTCTGTGCGATAAACATTCGATAAAGCTTTTTGTGCTGCTATTGTTCCATCAAATTTAGTTGGAGGAGTGATGCAGGTAAAACAGTTTCCACATGGGTTTTCTAGCTCTTCTCCGAAATATCCGAGCAGTGCTTGTCTTAGGCAGTTTGAAGATTCGCAGTAGGCTAGTAGGGCGTTAAGTTTGCGCATCTCTAAAGCCTTGCGTTCTTCCGGTGCATCTCCCGACATTATCATTCTGCGCAAAAAACCGATATCGCCAATCCCGACAGACATCCACGCTTCAGCCGGGAGCCCGTCACGTCCAGCTCTTCCTGTTTCCTGATAATATGCCTCAATACTTTTCGGGAGGTCGAGATGAGCCACAAATCTCACGTCAGGCTTATCGATTCCCATTCCAAAGGCGATAGTAGCGACGATTACAATGCCATCTTCGGACATAAATCGCGCCTGATTTTTTTCACGTACCTGCGCGCTCAGTCCAGCATGATACGGCAGGGCCTTTATTCCTTTTTTACATAGCCATTCAGCTGTTTTTTCAACTTTTTTGCGGCTCATGCGGTAGACTATGCCGCATTCTTTATCATGGTCACTTTTAATAAAATTAAGAAGCTGTATTTGCTCCCCTTCTTTAGGGACAACTGTATAGCGGATATTCGGCCTGTCGAATCCCGTTGCGAAAATATCATTTTCTGTAAATGAAAGCCGTTGCAGAATCTCCCTCTGAGTTGGCCCGTCGGCTGTGGCTGTTAGTGCTAAGCGTGGAACATTTGGGAATCTAGCTGCAAGAGCATCCAGTCTTAGGTAGTCCGGTCTAAAATCGTGTCCCCATTGAGATACACAATGGGCTTCGTCGATTGCTATCAGTGCGATGTTGATCCGTTCAAGCATTTCATAAAAACCAGGTTGTCCAAGCCTTTCTGGCGCAACATATAAAAGATCTAGTTCGCCATTATATAAACTGCTGATAATTTGCGAAGCATGCTCACCTTTCACAGACGAATTTAAGCACTCCGCACGCACTCCCATTTGTTTGAGAGCTGCAACCTGATCTTGCATGAGTGCAATGAGCGGAGAAATTACAATTCCGACACCTTGGCGCAATATGGCAGGTATTTGATAACACGCAGATTTACCGCCACCTGTAGGCATGAATACAACAGCATGGCCGCCAGCCATTACACGCGAAGTAATCTCGTCTTGAAGTCCGGTAAATTTTTCGTAGCCGTATGTCTTTTGAAGAACATCAAGAGGGGTGCGCATGAAATGTGTCCGTCTGGTTGTGGGAAATTAGTCTAAATATGTTTCGCTTTGTGCTGTTGTGTTTTGCCTCCTATTTAGTGTTAAGGCAACCCTTGATAATGGCTAATTTTAGGATTTTACTCCACGTATTGAACTATAGCTGATATTAATTATTCATGTACGTGATCGGGTCTATTTCTGAATATTTTAGCTAATAATTAAAAATGATAGACATAAGGTGTTGTTGTAGTATTCTGAAAATATCTCTTATTTTATACGGTGCAATAATTGTAAAGTTGCAGGCTAATTAAAAACGGTGGCAGAATATGGATCATAAGTATTGTGGAGAAGTTATTTCTGTTCGCGGGTCCGTTGTTGACGTGCGTTTTCCTGAAGGCATTCCTCCGATGCTTTCGGTTTTGTATGCTCACGGAGACCGAAAAGTTACTTTAGAAGTGGCTGATCATCTGGATTTGAATACAGTGCGAGCTATTGCCATGACTCCTACTGGTGGTCTTCCTAGGGGCGCTGTTGTTGATAGTGAAGGAGTAACTTTACACACTCCTGTCGGCGAAGAATTGCTTGGGCGGGTGCTTAATGTTTTTGGCGAACCCGTAGACGGTCGTGATTTGCCCGAAAATTTAGAATATCGTTCAATTCATAATACTCCTATAGAACTTTCTAAACGCGTTGTTTCAGAAGAGATATTTATGACGGGGATTAAAGTCATAGATTTGCTCATGCCTCTTGAGAAAGGTGGCAAGGCTGGACTTTTCGGTGGAGCTGGCGTTGGTAAAACGGTTCTAATCACAGAACTTATCAATAATATGGTCGGGCGTCATAGCGGCATAAGTATCTTTTGCGGGATAGGTGAAAGGTGTCGTGAAGGTGAAGAGCTATACCGTGAAATGGGTGACGCTGGAGTTCTCGATAATACCGTAATGGTCTTCGGACAGATGAATGAGCCTCCTGGTGCTAGGTTTAGAACGGGTCACACAGCGTTAACGATTGCTGAGCATTTTAGAGATGATCAAGGCAAAGATGTTCTGCTTTTGATCGATAATATTTTCAGATTCATTCAGGCTGGGATGGAACTTTCAGGAATGCTCGGCAGGCTTCCTTCTCGCATGGGGTACCAGCCCACACTTGGTGCTGACCTTTCTGAGCTTCAAGAACGTATCTCAAGCAGTAAATCGGGTGCAATCACATCTATTCAGGCCGTCTATGTACCGGCTGATGATTTGACCGACCCTGCCGCAACTCACACTTTTTCTCATCTTTCATCTTCTATTGTCCTTTCGCGCAAACGGGCGGGAGAAGGCTTTTATCCTGCTGTAGATCCGCTTGAATCACGTTCTATGATGCTTTCTCCTGCTATTGTCGGACAGCGTCACTATGATGTTGCGCGTGAAGTTCGACGCACGCTTTCTCTGTATGAAGATCTTAAGGACATTATAGCTATGCTCGGTCTTGAAGAGCTTTCCCGTGAAGATAGGCTTATTGTTTCACGCGCCAGAAAGCTTGAGCGTTTTATGACTCAGCCATTTAATACGACTCGTCATTTTACAGGAATGGAAGGTAAAATAGTTGATATTGAAGATACTGTTTCAGGTTGTGAGCGCATTTTAAATGATGAGTTTAAAGATTTATCCGAGCGTGATTTCTATATGATCGGCTCTCTTGATGATCTTAATTCTGCTAAAACTGGCGGTGCTGAGGGTAGCAGCTGATGAAGCTTAAAATAATGCTGCCGTCTGGCGTTTTCCTCGATTGTGAAGCTGATAAAATTGTTGCGGAGTGTAAGCGGGGAGGATTTTGTCTTCTGCCAAATCATATTGATATGGCAACTGCTCTTTCTGCTGGGATTTTAACTTACTATCATCAGGGAAAAGCAACGAATATGGCTGTGGATACAGGTATCCTAGTCAAAAAGGGGGAGATTGTACGTATTTCATCGCGCGCAGCCGTTCAAGGTGAAATAGGAAAACTTGAATTAGAAGTTAACCGTATGCTTGATGATGCATCAGAAGGTGAAAAAGCAGCTCGGACAACTGTAGCAAAGCTTGAGGCTGGATTTGTCCGCAGCCTTATTGAGGTTGAAACTTTATGAGCACAGATAAAAACCCGCGTTCAAATAAGTTCAGGGATAGTGTCGCTACTAAGGAAAAACGGCGAATTTGCGCTGAAAGGCGCGGTGTTGTTGGCACTTGGTCAGCCTTTGGATCAATGGGCGTTGTTGGTTGGAGCATCGCTTTTCCGACTGTTCTTGGAAGCTTTCTT
This window of the Maridesulfovibrio frigidus DSM 17176 genome carries:
- the recQ gene encoding DNA helicase RecQ, producing MRTPLDVLQKTYGYEKFTGLQDEITSRVMAGGHAVVFMPTGGGKSACYQIPAILRQGVGIVISPLIALMQDQVAALKQMGVRAECLNSSVKGEHASQIISSLYNGELDLLYVAPERLGQPGFYEMLERINIALIAIDEAHCVSQWGHDFRPDYLRLDALAARFPNVPRLALTATADGPTQREILQRLSFTENDIFATGFDRPNIRYTVVPKEGEQIQLLNFIKSDHDKECGIVYRMSRKKVEKTAEWLCKKGIKALPYHAGLSAQVREKNQARFMSEDGIVIVATIAFGMGIDKPDVRFVAHLDLPKSIEAYYQETGRAGRDGLPAEAWMSVGIGDIGFLRRMIMSGDAPEERKALEMRKLNALLAYCESSNCLRQALLGYFGEELENPCGNCFTCITPPTKFDGTIAAQKALSNVYRTEQIFGVNHLIDVLLGKETPKVKSNGHETLSTFKIGTEHTPEEWTSIHRQMVSQGLLDVDIEGYGALKLNKLSWEVLRKERKVDLRKDPIIAKKSVSSPRKKKLVIGGQDCPSMTTSEAKKLLDALRSVRNDLAKEQQVPAFIIFPDKTLLELACYRPESVDQLYAISGFGDQKVFRYGSPIIETLLMHQDEHGRPKDLAPLPEGKTRTPPKELSASKPTVPPSALETLELFEDLQNISKVAEKRKIKQATIYSHLTACVKAGKIEVNDILDFDKAEIECLKDTISFYKEEGFMQLNPIFNALYGNYSYEILRIFQAELSR
- the atpD gene encoding F0F1 ATP synthase subunit beta, translating into MDHKYCGEVISVRGSVVDVRFPEGIPPMLSVLYAHGDRKVTLEVADHLDLNTVRAIAMTPTGGLPRGAVVDSEGVTLHTPVGEELLGRVLNVFGEPVDGRDLPENLEYRSIHNTPIELSKRVVSEEIFMTGIKVIDLLMPLEKGGKAGLFGGAGVGKTVLITELINNMVGRHSGISIFCGIGERCREGEELYREMGDAGVLDNTVMVFGQMNEPPGARFRTGHTALTIAEHFRDDQGKDVLLLIDNIFRFIQAGMELSGMLGRLPSRMGYQPTLGADLSELQERISSSKSGAITSIQAVYVPADDLTDPAATHTFSHLSSSIVLSRKRAGEGFYPAVDPLESRSMMLSPAIVGQRHYDVAREVRRTLSLYEDLKDIIAMLGLEELSREDRLIVSRARKLERFMTQPFNTTRHFTGMEGKIVDIEDTVSGCERILNDEFKDLSERDFYMIGSLDDLNSAKTGGAEGSS
- a CDS encoding ATP synthase F0F1 subunit epsilon; translation: MKLKIMLPSGVFLDCEADKIVAECKRGGFCLLPNHIDMATALSAGILTYYHQGKATNMAVDTGILVKKGEIVRISSRAAVQGEIGKLELEVNRMLDDASEGEKAARTTVAKLEAGFVRSLIEVETL